From one Musa acuminata AAA Group cultivar baxijiao chromosome BXJ2-6, Cavendish_Baxijiao_AAA, whole genome shotgun sequence genomic stretch:
- the LOC103988961 gene encoding F-box/kelch-repeat protein SKIP30 encodes MSPLIDGLPDEVAIQCLARVPFYFHPQLQLVCRSWRAVLRSPDIFKTHCEVGALEELLCVLAFEPENIWQLYDPLQDRWITLPIMPSEIRHLARFGVASVGGKLFVIGGGSDRVDPLTGDHDRIFASNEVWSYDPFRCEWEQRAPMLVRRAMFACCALDGKIVVAGGFTNCRESIANAEIYDPQLDTWEPLPNLQHSHSSACSGVVIGGKMHVLHKGLSTVQILEDGGKQWDVKDYGWLQGPMAVVHGEPYVLSNGCISKQCGQNLPDRVVSYASEFQSRIGFGMIGVGDEIYMIGGVIGPGPRNQCIKQLSDVDALNVRSERPTWRPLSPMTHCCGSILGCAVLRI; translated from the coding sequence ATGTCGCCTTTGATTGATGGTCTCCCTGATGAAGTTGCTATCCAGTGCCTGGCACGTGTGCCTTTCTACTTTCATCCTCAATTGCAGCTTGTTTGTCGTTCGTGGAGAGCTGTTCTTCGAAGCCCCGATATCTTCAAGACTCATTGTGAAGTTGGGGCATTGGAAGAGTTACTTTGCGTTTTAGCATTTGAGCCTGAGAACATTTGGCAGCTATATGATCCTCTGCAAGACCGTTGGATAACCCTTCCAATTATGCCATCAGAAATCAGGCACCTTGCTCGTTTTGGTGTGGCATCAGTTGGTGGAAAGCTCTTTGTGATTGGGGGAGGTAGTGATAGAGTCGACCCATTGACTGGAGATCATGACCGAATCTTTGCAAGCAATGAGGTTTGGTCATATGACCCATTTCGGTGCGAGTGGGAACAAAGGGCCCCCATGCTTGTACGGCGGGCAATGTTTGCATGCTGTGCACTGGATGGCAAGATTGTTGTCGCAGGGGGGTTCACAAACTGTCGGGAATCAATAGCAAATGCTGAGATCTATGATCCTCAGTTGGATACATGGGAACCCCTTCCCAATCTCCAGCATTCCCATAGTTCTGCATGCTCTGGTGTGGTCATTGGGGGAAAGATGCATGTTTTGCACAAGGGATTATCGACAGTGCAGATATTGGAGGATGGGGGCAAACAGTGGGATGTGAAAGACTATGGTTGGCTCCAGGGTCCAATGGCTGTGGTCCATGGCGAGCCATACGTTCTGAGCAATGGCTGCATCTCCAAGCAATGTGGACAGAACTTACCCGATAGGGTGGTATCATATGCGTCGGAGTTCCAGAGCCGAATTGGATTTGGGATGATAGGGGTGGGAGATGAGATCTACATGATTGGAGGAGTGATCGGGCCTGGTCCCAGGAATCAGTGCATCAAGCAGCTGTCTGATGTTGATGCCTTAAATGTTAGAAGCGAGAGGCCTACGTGGCGTCCCCTATCGCCCATGACACATTGCTGTGGTAGCATCCTTGGGTGTGCAGTGCTCAGGATCTAG